GAAGTATGCACAAAGGAATACTCCGAGGGTAATCAGGAGTAGCCGATTCGGCGACAACGCTTTCTTTGCCATGGCGGAGGTTATTCAGCTTCCTGCAGCATGGGGATGATCTGATCCTTTTTCAGGACCTTGCCGGAACTCACGACCTTCCCGTCTATTGCCAGGGCGGGAGTCATCATTACCCCCATCTCCATTATTGTATCGATGTCGGTGACCTTGACGATCTCTGCATCGATATTCGCATCCGCAAGCGCCAGACGCGCCTGTTCTTCAAGCATTCTGCATTTCGGGCAGCCGGCGCCCAGGACCTGAATGATCATTATTGCCTCCTGTAAAATCAATCTGATAGCACACTTGGCAATATAGCCAAATACACAAGAACTTGCAAGTCCCGACCAGGTTATTTGGTCATCTTGCCAAGAACATTACAGGAAGGTATACTGTCATCATGTATTGTACAAATCCGGAAGAGGCCGGCGGGCAGCCGAACATGCAGCGGATATCAGAACTCGCCGGGGTATTAAAGGCCCTGGGGCATCCGTCGAGATTGCTGATCGTTGAAGCCCTGGGAAGAGAACCCCATTGTGTCTGCGAGCTCACAGCCATGATAGGCGCCGATACCTCCACCGTATCCAAGCACCTGTCCCTGTTGAAGAATGCCGGGGTTGTCCGGGATGAAAAACGGGGAAACCAGGTATTCTATTCCCTTACCTGCCGGTGCGTGATTGAAGCGGTAAGCCATCTTCTTCCACTCATGGAGCAGAAGCTCCAGCATTACAGCGAGGTAATGGAAACATCCCGTACCTGAAGCACTATACTCCGCCGAACCAGATCAGAACCGCAAGCAGAAGGAAGAGCAGTCCCATGGCAGTCTTACCTGCGGGAATATGCCTGCTGAACCAGTCCCTGATAAACTGCTGCTCCACCCCCGCAAGGGCAAGGACGAGAATCCCGGTAAGGGGCAGAATAAAAGCCAGGTTATATACAAAAAGCCAGAATATCTGTATACCCGCCCCTTTCCCTGCCCCGGATTGAAGCATGTACGCGATGGTGGGAAGGTAGATCTGTCCCGTGCAGGCGAGCTCAAGCAGGGCGACAATAAATCCGGAAACAACAAATGCGATAAGCAGCGGGACAACCGGAGTGCCCTTTCCCGAAGGGTTCCTTCGAATCACCCCATGGATTCGCCTCTTCAGTCCTTTCGGCAATTGAAGGAGCATGGTACCGGCCTGCCCACTGCCTGCCCGGAGAGCATCCTTGAAGGAAAGCAGCGCCAGCAGCAGGGCCATACCAGCAAACAGATACCGAACTGCCAGACGCAAAAGATCCATGGCAGAGGCGCTGCGTAGAAAAGCCAGCAGCCCGAAGCCGATCCCCAGGTAGGCAATAAAAACGCCCGAGATAAAAGCGCCGCCGGATAAGAGAATACGCCGACGTCCGCCTCCCCTTAAGGTAATCCAGGAAATAAAAAAGAGCATCGTCACAAAAGCGCAGGGATTAACACCATCGATGAGGCCGGCGAGAAACACAGGCACCACAGCAAGGCTTACCGGAGAGCTCTTATTCGCCGTCCCTTTTTCCGGGACCCGGGGGCGGTATTCCCCATGCTCTGCAAAATGGATTAATTCTTCCGGAAGGTTCTCTTCCACGGCACTGTTTCCCTGGTAGACGTTATTGCCGATAACGAGAACCGGGAAAACAGTAAATTCATAGCCCCGCCGGGAAAGCTCCTGTTCGCAGCGTTCATATCCTGACCGGGACAGAATATCGTAGTAGTTGGCCGAGGCCCTGATGCCGGCCTCCTCCTCCGCCTGGGGAAGTACCTTTTCTGCAAACAGATCACAGTGGGTACAGCCGATTTCGCCGTAGTAATCAAAGACGACGGGACTCCCCTCTTCACCCAGAAGGGTGGAGCCGGAGCAGTGGAGAATAATGAGCAATGCAGTAAACAAGAATGATCTTTCCATGTCCTTAGGGAAACTATCACATTCCACGACTGCTGTCACTGAAATTTAGAGGATGCAGATCAGCGGATCAATGGTATACTGACTCAACTAAGCTTCGCTTCACAGAATGAAAAAGGAGTATCTCCACATGAACAACTATCCTCCTGTCGATACCGATCTTCTTTCAGCACAGCCTGAAATCCCTGGTTTCGAATGGTTTAATCCTCCGGCGGAATGGGTGATCGAAAAAGGATCGATGATTATTACCTCTGAACCGGAAACCGATTTTTTCCGTTCCCCCCGGGGAGTCCAGCCGAAGGACAATGCCCACTTCCTGTTTTATCCGGTTTCTGGTGACTTCTCCGTTAAAACGCACCTGAAGGCTGATCTCAAGGCATTCGGTGATGCCGGCGGGCTGACCATTCGTCTGTCAGCGGAAAGATGGGCAAAACTCTGCATAGAGAGAAGCCCCGCGGGAGAAATCAACATTGTCAGCGTCGTGACCGACGGCTACTCGGATGATGCCAACAACGAGCTGCTCACCCAGCCGGAAGCCTTTTTACGGATCACCCGGCGGGGGGGCCTGGTGGGATTTCATTACAGTCTGGATGGAAAGATCTGGCGTTTTGCACGAAACTTCCGTTTTCCTGTTCCCGACGGAGAGGCTCTTCTTACAGGAATTCATGTTCAGTCTCCCTACAGCGATGGCTGCAGTGCGGGATTCAGAGAATTAGTCTTTTCCAAGGATACCGTTGAAAATTTCAAATCGGGAGAATAAGCAGGCATATCGTTTTTTATGAAAAAGGTTAATGAGGAAATAAAAAGACAGATTCTTGGCCTGCTGGCGGTGGTACTTTTTGTAGGTACAATATGGGGAATAGTAAACAGCTGGTACTTCGCCCTGGCCAGAGAGTACACCCGTAACCATTTTGTTGAACTCGCCCTTCCCTACCGGGAATCCTTCATCGGGGCAATAAAGGAGCGCTTTGCCCTGGTTGA
Above is a genomic segment from Marispirochaeta aestuarii containing:
- a CDS encoding thioredoxin family protein encodes the protein MIIQVLGAGCPKCRMLEEQARLALADANIDAEIVKVTDIDTIMEMGVMMTPALAIDGKVVSSGKVLKKDQIIPMLQEAE
- a CDS encoding ArsR/SmtB family transcription factor, translating into MYCTNPEEAGGQPNMQRISELAGVLKALGHPSRLLIVEALGREPHCVCELTAMIGADTSTVSKHLSLLKNAGVVRDEKRGNQVFYSLTCRCVIEAVSHLLPLMEQKLQHYSEVMETSRT
- a CDS encoding cytochrome c biogenesis CcdA family protein, with product MFTALLIILHCSGSTLLGEEGSPVVFDYYGEIGCTHCDLFAEKVLPQAEEEAGIRASANYYDILSRSGYERCEQELSRRGYEFTVFPVLVIGNNVYQGNSAVEENLPEELIHFAEHGEYRPRVPEKGTANKSSPVSLAVVPVFLAGLIDGVNPCAFVTMLFFISWITLRGGGRRRILLSGGAFISGVFIAYLGIGFGLLAFLRSASAMDLLRLAVRYLFAGMALLLALLSFKDALRAGSGQAGTMLLQLPKGLKRRIHGVIRRNPSGKGTPVVPLLIAFVVSGFIVALLELACTGQIYLPTIAYMLQSGAGKGAGIQIFWLFVYNLAFILPLTGILVLALAGVEQQFIRDWFSRHIPAGKTAMGLLFLLLAVLIWFGGV
- a CDS encoding DUF1349 domain-containing protein, coding for MNNYPPVDTDLLSAQPEIPGFEWFNPPAEWVIEKGSMIITSEPETDFFRSPRGVQPKDNAHFLFYPVSGDFSVKTHLKADLKAFGDAGGLTIRLSAERWAKLCIERSPAGEINIVSVVTDGYSDDANNELLTQPEAFLRITRRGGLVGFHYSLDGKIWRFARNFRFPVPDGEALLTGIHVQSPYSDGCSAGFRELVFSKDTVENFKSGE